The genomic region TGTGCGTGTCGTCGCAGGTGGGCTGCCCTATGGCCTGCGACTTTTGCGCCACGGGGAAAGGGGGCTTTGTGCGCAACCTGGCGGCGCATGAAATTGTCGATCAGGTGCTCACGGTGCAGGAAGACTTTGGCCAGCGGGTGAGCCACATTGTGTTTATGGGCATGGGCGAACCCCTGCTCAACAGTGCCAACGTCGTGGCCGCCATCCGCTGCCTCAACGGCGATGTGGGCATTGGCCAGCGGGCTATGACCCTGTCCACGGTAGGGGTGCCGGGCCGCATTCGCGCCCTGGCGGCAGAGCAGCTCCAGGTAACTCTGGCGGTGAGTCTGCACGCTTCAAACCAGGCCCAGCGGCTTCAGCTCATCCCCAGTGCCGGGGCCTATCCCCTGGAGGTGCTGCTGGACGAGTGCCGCGAGTACGTGCAGCTCACCGGTAGGCGGGTGACCTTTGAGTATATTTTACTGGCGGGGCTCAACGACCAGCCCGCCAACGCCGCTGAGCTGGCCCAGCACTTACGTGGTTTTCAGAGCCACGTCAACCTGATTCCCTACAACCCCATTGACGAGGCCGACTACCAGCGCCCCAGCGAAGCCAGCATTCGCAACTTTGTCGCCGAACTAGAGGCTCGGCGGATTGCCGTCACCGTACGCTACTCGCGCGGGCTGGAAGAAAACGCCGCCTGTGGCCAGCTGCGAGCC from Nodosilinea sp. PGN35 harbors:
- the rlmN gene encoding 23S rRNA (adenine(2503)-C(2))-methyltransferase RlmN; this encodes MASPLSSPDLPVVNPVVDLDPAARLPTPLLGKSLEELTEWVQAQGQPSYRGRQLYQWIYRQGARSLQDITVFPKAWRQAMAHINLGRSALHHRVVAHDGTVKYLLRLADGQIIETVGIPSAKRLTVCVSSQVGCPMACDFCATGKGGFVRNLAAHEIVDQVLTVQEDFGQRVSHIVFMGMGEPLLNSANVVAAIRCLNGDVGIGQRAMTLSTVGVPGRIRALAAEQLQVTLAVSLHASNQAQRLQLIPSAGAYPLEVLLDECREYVQLTGRRVTFEYILLAGLNDQPANAAELAQHLRGFQSHVNLIPYNPIDEADYQRPSEASIRNFVAELEARRIAVTVRYSRGLEENAACGQLRASRQ